The Phyllopteryx taeniolatus isolate TA_2022b chromosome 2, UOR_Ptae_1.2, whole genome shotgun sequence nucleotide sequence CAcagagactgaacaaaaaaacgCTTTCATTTTTTATCAGCATgaaataagttttattttaaaaatcaggtgCATTCGCCTGTGTCTCTGTACACGTTAAACCGCTCATCTCGGTCACAAGAAACAGTAGTCAAAACAAGCTAACGAAAATGAGtaaaacacaaatgtctttGGAGAGCTTCTTCTAAATGGGGAACTGTCCAAACGATGAGACAGAAGAAGAGCGTAAAACTTCCAAGAAGAGGAAAGctgcatttaaaatacaaaatcagcAGTCATAGTTTAAATACAGGTTTATCACTCCAAGTGATTCTCAAGCACCAAGCCGGCTTTGTGGTGACAGGCTCGCAAATGAGACAATGAACCCTTCAAAAATGCCAAGAGCTCTGAATACCTTGCTTCCATTCCCAACATTGAATTTTTGTTAAGCAGGATTTTCTGCAGTGAAGAAGACCGAACCAAAATTACAGAGTAGACTGGACATCAGTACCGCAAAGTTCAGGTACCCCAAAATAGGACAGGTTCTTGAAGAGACACGACTCAACTACATTCAGCGAAAGAGTGAGTTATATttgaaatcatttgtttttatctgtttCTATGCCAGTCcgtcaaaatattgctttacgTGAAAACTGTCTGTGGTGGAAATAAAGTTGGGGGGCTCTAACTCAGTGatttcaaacctttattgagccatggcacatattttacaattgaaaaatctcacggtacaccaacaaacaaatgtcacaaagagtggatacattaattactgtatgtacttcctcccatctaatacaagagcatttatttgttctgtctgtcactgcctcactggcataaatagatgaaaaaagatacattgtttcttgtaaataaataattttttgagaaaTTACGTACAATTTTATAATtacccacggcacacctgaagagcgctcacggcacactaatgtgccctggcacactggttgggaatcactgctctaacaTGTCCATTTGATCTTCAATTGTTATTGCTAAGAAGTAgagctgcacaattaatcaaacTTCAATCgtgatcgcgattttggctgccacgatcaAATGAGTCTGATGTCGGCAATTTATTACATTTAAGATGccggcactgctgcatatgaagcgCTTCATTACACCAGTGCCCGCAACCtcgtcagccagccaccaggggacGAACGCATTGGGCTCCGATgccaacttaaaaataaaagcctgaatggcattgatgtccaatgtagtacaATATgacgcttttattttgaagttcgACCTCACAGCACGTTGGCAGAGAGGTGGCATGTCACGGTAAGACAATTTTCAATTGTTGGAGCGGCTGCcctgaccgcaatgaaaaaaaaaaaaaaaaactggagtaAATAGGGAGGGAACTCACAACTGTTCTTTGCATTTTGTGACCATGCaagactgaccaatggtcaagcacaACAACGGAGACATACTGTCCTTGACAAGTCACTATACTGAtgacggggattttcaaatgaaaagtcagtgCTTGCAACCGAATGCTATTGCCTTCTATGCATAaattgtatttgcttccattacgCTGCAATTCATGATTGGACTTTTTAAAAGCCCATTTATTCAGCTAGCCCTTGCTAAGTAGACTTTTtgggtatatttattttttaaatcatcattatcatttattcttaaagATTAGTTTTGAACTGAACACttacatattttttgttaaaaaagtagtgcaataaaaataaagatattttgttttttcataacagtgcgaatggttgcttgtttctatgtcccctgcgattggctggcgaccagttcagggtgtaccccgcctctcgcccgaagattgctgggataggatcctgcacgcccgcgaccctagtaaggataagcggaacggtagatgaatgaatgaggaaTCATCTtgattaataatcatgattacaatattgatcaaaataattattattattttggccataatcgtgcagccctactaaGAAGACAGTAATACTTTACAGAAAATTTACAGAATCTCTCTCTCCCACCTTGCTTTCTATGTGACATGTAAGTGTAGAAAGCTGTTCAAAAGTCTTGGAGTAGTAATTAACTTTAATCATACAGTAAGTTCAGTGAGAACTCTGCGCTTTGTTGCACACCTCCACAATGGCTTCCTGCAATTTCTTTACAGAGGCTGCCACCAGTTGGAACCTTTCTTGGAAGCTGCCGTTTCCCTCTGTGAGCCAAGCGTCCTGTAGCTCTCTGTTCCAGACCAGGAATTGATCTAGCTGCTTCTGTACCTCCGCTTGCTCCTCAAGCTCAGCCTGCAGAGCATGTCTAGCACACACCTCGGCCTCATGAGCACTACGGAGCTCCGTCAAGGACGACTCCAGTCTGAGCATCTCCTAGATGTGGGGAAAGTATAATAGTTTACAATGCAGGGTCATCAAAGTATCAGTGGAGAAATTAATTAAAACCCACAATGATCTACTCCTGTTTCATGCTTCAAATAACTAGTTTATTTCCTTATATAAGTTTTTATACAACACAGGGCtagttttcttcattaaaaacacaaaaacttggTTTTAGGGGGCTGGGATTGATTAATGTTATTTAAATTCAATCCAATGGGGAATATTGACTTGATATAACAGCAATAATAGTTACGAGCTTGGCCACAGACAGAAACGTTTTCGATCACATGATCAGTTTTTGTTTGTCGGCCACCTTGGCGGTTAGGAATGCGACGATAGAACAAAACAACGACTTGACCTCAATCTTTGTTAAATTTAATTTTGATCTAGATTTGAAGTGTGCCTTCTGTGACTCCCATACTGTAACTGAGACTGCTATCTATCTGTTCTGGAAATGTACACATACCCGCAAATTGTGGCAAAGTATCTGTAACTTTATCTTGGATAAGATCTTCTGTAACTTTGAGcttattttgcaaaatgtactTTGTGAATTGTGACACCTCACTTGAAAAAGTACTATCTAATAAATCTAATATTTCCTGCGAAGCTATATAGTCACAAATGTAAATTTGCTAAGGATAAAAACCTATTGTCTGTGCATTTATGAAAGAACTGGAACAGTATTTTATGCCAATATCTGCTGTTAAAAACAAGACAGTTTAACTAACAAAACCTTAATAATGAGCTCCCATTTTAGTGtctttatcttattttttacTGGCATGtctatgctttttttaaaaatcttttttatgtttatataaTGTTTACCTATTTTTGGTGAATGATTGTTTAACTAATagttaaatattacaatatacaaattgttaaataatgactgtttttttttttgtgggggggggggggggggggggggcgtgagGACAAGTGAAActactgtacataaataaaatacagagaaCACAACAGCCATCTAGTCTTGATGGCTCACCTGTGTGTCCGGAGGACGTTTTCTGTGACATTGGTCCTCCTTCAACAGGACGTTGGGAGGTACGGAGAAACAACGGGTGACCAGTAGCTCTTCTATCCGCTCCGACAGCTGCTTGAAGCGCTCCCCCATAAACGCTTGAAACTTGCGGCTACTCTCTCTAACGCAGACGCTGAGCTGCTCCTCCGTCGTCGCTTCCGACTCCGACTTACTCAGCTGTCGCACGCATACTTTCTCTACGACGCTCAAAATGTCGCTCAGACAATCCAAAAACGCGCTGGAGAGCCGAAACATGAACGTTTGCGGAGTAAAGCCGAAAAACTGAGTCTCGTATAATTCTAAAGTTGACGTGGGGAGTATGTCTGTCTCCTCAAAGGTTTCTCCTCCGACATCCATCTTTTTTTATCTTTCCCGCttccgcttcttcttcttttagttTACTGGCGGATTACATCTCTTTGGAATATACTGCCACCTACTGTACAGGAGTGTGCAAAGGGACTTGGTAGGCTGTGAcgttatgtatatatgtaaagaaaaaaatatatatgtaaaaaaataaaactatataaTTTTAATTGAACCTATATCATTAAGCAAATTGTATTGATATTGTCTTATTGTTTAAATTCTTCTCTTCTTTGATTACCATTTCTGTAACTCCTCTCTCATATTTCATACTTCATAATTACCTAGCATTTAATTCCAATTCAGTAGTTCTCATTTCCCATTTAAATGTTTACCCATAAGaatgcatttttatatttaatatttagtttattgtttttttatccaAATGTCTTTATTCTATTAACTATTTCCTCACACATTTGGTTCCCAATTAGTTCTTAGTAAATAGCACTTCACCACAATAACTATTatttcctgtgtggactttgcatgttccctgcgtgggttttctccggtttcctcccacatcccggaaaacatgcatggtagtttaattgaagactctaaattgcccgtaggtgtgaatgtgtgtgcgaatggttgtttgtttatgtgtgccctgcgattggctggcgaccggagataggtgggataggctccagcgctcctgtgacccttgtgaggataaacggctcagaaaatggatggatggattaataattgcttttgctctcttttttttgctttctttttttaa carries:
- the mis12 gene encoding protein MIS12 homolog isoform X1 yields the protein MDVGGETFEETDILPTSTLELYETQFFGFTPQTFMFRLSSAFLDCLSDILSVVEKVCVRQLSKSESEATTEEQLSVCVRESSRKFQAFMGERFKQLSERIEELLVTRCFSVPPNVLLKEDQCHRKRPPDTQEMLRLESSLTELRSAHEAEVCARHALQAELEEQAEVQKQLDQFLVWNRELQDAWLTEGNGSFQERFQLVAASVKKLQEAIVEGRGRAGSYPSNLRARGGVHPELVASQSQGT
- the mis12 gene encoding protein MIS12 homolog isoform X2 — encoded protein: MDVGGETFEETDILPTSTLELYETQFFGFTPQTFMFRLSSAFLDCLSDILSVVEKVCVRQLSKSESEATTEEQLSVCVRESSRKFQAFMGERFKQLSERIEELLVTRCFSVPPNVLLKEDQCHRKRPPDTQEMLRLESSLTELRSAHEAEVCARHALQAELEEQAEVQKQLDQFLVWNRELQDAWLTEGNGSFQERFQLVAASVKKLQEAIVEVCNKAQSSH